A window of the Halostagnicola kamekurae genome harbors these coding sequences:
- a CDS encoding thiolase family protein: protein MNSAVIVDAVRTPFGKRDGSFRDTHPQDLAAEPLEALRERNGFEPETIEDVIYGCVTPIDEQGLNIARLAPMVAGWGDIVPGVQLNRMCGSGQQAANFAAANVMAGQHDVLVAGGVEHMTRVPMGSDGADGADGADSVTDTYFEHFDEVTHQGEGAERIAEEYDFSREELDEIAADSQRRWKEAWDDGRYDDQIVPVETELDGEEVVVERDEHPRPGTDVETLSELPLSFREEGEGFHHPGNSSGIVDGSAALLIASEEAAAEHGWEPMARIVQTEVVGVDPITMLKGPIPATENVLEKADMTVGDVDLFEVNEAFAAVVAAWLEETGASWEDVNVNGGAIAHGHPLGATGAMLLTKLAHELERTGQDTALSAMCIGFGQGVATILERV from the coding sequence ATGAACTCCGCAGTCATCGTCGACGCCGTCCGAACGCCCTTTGGCAAACGAGACGGCTCGTTCAGGGACACGCACCCGCAGGACCTCGCTGCCGAACCGCTCGAGGCGCTGCGCGAGCGCAACGGGTTCGAACCGGAGACGATCGAGGATGTGATATACGGCTGTGTCACGCCCATCGACGAGCAGGGACTGAACATCGCCAGACTCGCGCCGATGGTCGCAGGCTGGGGCGATATCGTCCCGGGCGTCCAGTTGAACCGGATGTGTGGCTCCGGCCAGCAGGCGGCGAACTTCGCCGCGGCGAACGTCATGGCCGGCCAACACGACGTGCTCGTCGCGGGCGGCGTCGAGCACATGACTCGCGTCCCGATGGGTTCGGACGGCGCGGACGGGGCAGACGGGGCCGACAGCGTCACCGACACCTACTTCGAGCACTTCGACGAGGTGACCCACCAGGGAGAGGGGGCAGAACGGATCGCCGAGGAGTACGACTTCTCGCGCGAGGAACTCGACGAGATCGCCGCCGACTCCCAACGGCGCTGGAAGGAGGCCTGGGATGACGGTCGCTACGACGATCAGATCGTCCCGGTCGAGACCGAACTCGACGGCGAGGAGGTCGTCGTCGAACGGGACGAACACCCGCGTCCCGGGACCGACGTGGAGACCCTGTCCGAGCTTCCACTTTCCTTCCGCGAGGAGGGCGAGGGCTTCCACCATCCCGGCAACTCCTCGGGGATCGTCGACGGCTCGGCTGCACTGTTAATCGCGAGCGAGGAGGCCGCCGCGGAACACGGCTGGGAGCCGATGGCCCGGATCGTCCAGACCGAAGTCGTCGGCGTCGACCCGATCACGATGCTCAAGGGGCCGATTCCGGCGACCGAGAACGTCCTCGAGAAAGCCGATATGACGGTCGGCGACGTCGACCTCTTCGAGGTCAACGAGGCGTTCGCAGCGGTCGTGGCCGCCTGGCTCGAGGAGACCGGCGCGTCGTGGGAGGACGTCAACGTCAACGGCGGCGCGATCGCCCACGGCCACCCGCTGGGTGCGACCGGGGCGATGTTGCTGACCAAACTGGCCCACGAACTCGAGCGGACGGGACAGGACACGGCCCTCTCGGCCATGTGTATCGGCTTCGGGCAGGGCGTCGCGACGATCCTCGAGCGAGTCTGA
- a CDS encoding ABC transporter ATP-binding protein codes for MTDIKIRNLTKVYRESGNEIVAVDDVDLTIEDGEFVTLVGPSGCGKTTTLRCVAGLNKPTSGTITFGDRDVTDKPVQERNIALLFQDIALYPHMSVQENMAYGLKIAGFSREERIARVEEAAELLQITDQLEKMPADLSGGQQQRVALGRSLVRDPEIFLFDEPMSDLDAKLKAELRPVIEKVTDEIGCPTLYVTHDQEEAMTMSDRVAVINDGELAQVAPPKEVYDEPDSQFVSQFIGQPSTQFFDGNVRSVNGTAELDVGGYEYDLARDGLDGWADEGVRVGIRPQYIRTSDDPGTGIPATHLLDEPLGDATHSFFDTEFGEIVVVTGPDFEGDGEEYGLVFDDEYIQLFDTDSGVRIA; via the coding sequence ATGACAGATATCAAAATCCGGAACCTGACGAAGGTGTATCGGGAATCGGGCAACGAAATCGTCGCCGTCGACGACGTCGATCTCACGATCGAGGACGGCGAATTCGTCACACTGGTCGGCCCCTCCGGTTGCGGGAAGACCACGACGCTTCGCTGTGTCGCGGGGCTGAACAAGCCGACCAGCGGGACGATCACGTTCGGTGACCGCGACGTGACGGACAAGCCGGTCCAGGAGCGCAACATCGCGTTGCTCTTCCAGGACATCGCGCTGTACCCGCACATGAGCGTTCAGGAGAACATGGCGTACGGCCTCAAGATCGCCGGATTCTCTCGAGAGGAACGGATCGCACGCGTCGAGGAGGCCGCCGAACTGCTCCAGATTACCGACCAACTCGAGAAGATGCCGGCCGATCTCTCGGGCGGCCAGCAACAGCGCGTCGCGCTGGGCCGGTCGCTCGTGCGCGATCCGGAGATCTTCCTGTTCGACGAGCCGATGTCGGATCTAGACGCCAAGCTCAAGGCCGAACTGCGCCCGGTCATCGAGAAGGTGACCGACGAGATCGGCTGTCCGACGCTGTACGTGACCCACGACCAGGAGGAAGCGATGACCATGTCCGATCGGGTCGCAGTCATCAACGACGGCGAACTGGCTCAGGTCGCCCCACCGAAGGAGGTCTACGACGAACCGGACTCGCAGTTCGTCAGCCAGTTCATCGGCCAACCATCCACCCAGTTCTTCGACGGTAACGTCCGGTCGGTCAACGGCACGGCAGAACTCGACGTCGGCGGCTACGAGTACGACCTCGCTCGCGACGGCCTCGACGGTTGGGCTGACGAGGGCGTCCGCGTCGGGATCCGCCCCCAGTACATCCGGACCAGCGACGATCCCGGGACCGGCATCCCGGCGACGCACCTGCTCGACGAGCCGCTGGGCGACGCGACCCACAGCTTCTTCGACACCGAGTTCGGCGAGATCGTCGTCGTCACCGGCCCCGACTTCGAGGGCGACGGGGAGGAGTACGGCCTCGTCTTCGACGACGAGTACATCCAACTGTTCGATACTGACTCCGGCGTCCGGATCGCGTAA
- a CDS encoding 3-hydroxyacyl-CoA dehydrogenase family protein has product MAQQSAAVVGGGIMGAGIAQVLARNGYEVAVREMNEELADSARERVISGNYGLKDAVEGGYLSEAEMDGVLERMTFTTDLEAATEGTEFVIEAVTEDLAIKGQVFRDLDEVTDDQPLYSNTSGFAVTSIANAVSDPSRVAVTHFFNPVAVMDMVEIVRAPETDEAVVERAEELVDELDKTRVTIDDDPGSYGFIANRCYAAMGEEAQKIVDEGIATEEQVDKALEDGYNLPVGPFSLAGIGEEWD; this is encoded by the coding sequence ATGGCACAGCAGAGTGCTGCCGTCGTCGGTGGCGGCATTATGGGCGCCGGTATCGCACAGGTACTCGCACGCAACGGCTACGAGGTAGCCGTCCGCGAGATGAACGAGGAGCTGGCAGACTCCGCCCGCGAACGGGTTATTTCGGGCAACTACGGCCTCAAGGATGCGGTCGAGGGCGGCTATCTCTCGGAAGCGGAGATGGACGGAGTCTTAGAGCGGATGACGTTCACGACTGACCTCGAGGCGGCGACGGAGGGGACGGAGTTCGTCATCGAAGCGGTGACGGAGGACCTGGCGATCAAGGGGCAGGTCTTTCGCGACTTGGACGAGGTCACGGACGACCAGCCGCTTTACTCGAACACGAGCGGCTTTGCGGTGACCTCGATCGCCAACGCCGTCTCCGACCCCTCGCGGGTCGCGGTGACGCACTTTTTCAATCCGGTCGCGGTCATGGACATGGTCGAGATCGTCAGAGCGCCGGAGACCGACGAGGCCGTCGTCGAGCGCGCCGAGGAACTCGTCGACGAACTCGACAAGACGCGCGTCACCATCGACGACGACCCCGGCTCCTACGGCTTCATCGCGAACCGCTGTTACGCGGCGATGGGCGAGGAGGCCCAGAAGATCGTCGACGAGGGCATCGCCACGGAAGAGCAGGTCGACAAGGCGCTCGAGGACGGGTACAACCTCCCGGTCGGGCCGTTCTCGCTTGCCGGCATCGGCGAGGAGTGGGACTGA
- a CDS encoding RDD family protein, protein MIDWKLDGFVPTRRQPAPEVQTASDRGVLLARTGAAAIDLFVCYVLLEFPLIYVASVLFNGPYEALGGAVIPLSLLVLLPLYATYSFTLEWRYGRTPGKVNRGLLVVMTDGRQCTLRASAVRNLSRYVDLLGVPPLVVGLVVALATDGRRVGDHAANTIVVRSTAPTDLETAVAADADASAAARASGEEKN, encoded by the coding sequence GTGATCGACTGGAAACTAGATGGGTTCGTACCGACCCGACGGCAACCGGCACCGGAGGTCCAAACCGCGAGCGACCGCGGGGTGTTGCTCGCCCGCACCGGGGCGGCGGCGATCGACCTGTTCGTCTGTTACGTCCTCCTCGAGTTTCCCCTGATCTACGTCGCGAGCGTGCTCTTCAACGGACCTTACGAGGCCCTCGGCGGGGCGGTGATCCCCCTGTCGCTACTCGTTCTCCTGCCGCTTTACGCCACGTACTCGTTCACCCTCGAGTGGCGCTACGGCCGGACACCGGGGAAGGTAAATCGCGGTCTGCTGGTCGTGATGACAGATGGGAGACAGTGCACCCTCCGAGCCAGCGCCGTGCGAAACCTGTCTCGATACGTCGACCTGCTGGGCGTCCCGCCGCTGGTGGTCGGTCTCGTCGTTGCGCTTGCGACCGACGGCCGTCGCGTCGGCGATCACGCGGCGAACACGATCGTCGTTCGCTCGACGGCGCCGACCGATCTCGAGACGGCGGTCGCCGCCGACGCGGACGCGAGCGCGGCCGCTCGAGCGAGCGGCGAGGAAAAGAACTGA
- a CDS encoding long-chain-fatty-acid--CoA ligase encodes MTNLVTDVAETVATHPDSTAIAYRESELTYAEFWERAGRFAQALDDRGIDEGERVAIYLPNLPQFVTAFYGTLRAGGIVVPMNPQYKAREISHMLGDSGARAVVALTDLVPNVREVRDGTDVERIVSVGGNADGATEFGDFLADDTREVVDRADDDVAVQPYTSGTTGTPKGVLLTHYNLAFTTRANADVLPDGFQTSDRLIGTLPLFHIYGMSVVMNGAMYSGGTYYPVPEWDASAVMDQLEEDEITIMFAVPAMFNDMINQPDAAEYEFESLRFANSGGSSLPMEVLDRFEELWSVQLNEGYGLTETSPVTHANTNENRRKGSIGQPLEGVEAKIVDSAEFHSADRSGGSGPPEDEGFEEVPRVEEGPIDEDETDLHAVTGELVVHGPNVMKEYYGLPEANEEAFTDEDGTRWFHTGDIGYWDEDGFFYVVDREKHMIVTGGYNVYPREVEELLFEHEDVADAAVVGIPDERRGETVKAFIVTTPDAESTPEDIKQYCLTNLAEYKHPREVEFVGELPRTTTGKVQKFELRAESND; translated from the coding sequence ATGACAAATCTCGTGACGGACGTAGCCGAGACGGTAGCGACGCACCCGGATTCAACCGCGATCGCGTACCGAGAATCCGAACTGACCTACGCGGAGTTCTGGGAGCGCGCCGGGCGGTTCGCACAGGCCCTGGACGATCGCGGCATCGACGAGGGCGAGCGCGTCGCGATCTATCTACCGAACCTCCCGCAGTTCGTGACGGCCTTCTACGGCACGCTACGCGCCGGCGGAATCGTCGTTCCGATGAACCCCCAGTACAAGGCTCGAGAGATCAGCCACATGCTCGGCGACAGCGGGGCGCGAGCAGTCGTCGCGCTCACGGATCTCGTCCCCAACGTCCGCGAGGTACGGGACGGCACCGATGTCGAACGGATCGTCAGCGTGGGCGGAAACGCCGACGGCGCCACCGAGTTCGGCGACTTCCTCGCGGACGACACCCGGGAGGTCGTTGATCGCGCGGACGACGACGTCGCGGTCCAGCCCTACACGTCCGGGACCACTGGCACTCCGAAGGGCGTCCTGTTGACCCACTACAATCTGGCGTTCACGACGCGGGCCAACGCCGACGTTCTGCCGGATGGCTTCCAGACCTCCGACCGACTCATCGGCACGCTCCCGTTGTTCCACATCTACGGCATGTCCGTCGTCATGAACGGCGCGATGTACAGCGGCGGGACGTACTACCCCGTTCCAGAGTGGGACGCATCGGCCGTCATGGACCAACTGGAAGAGGACGAGATCACGATCATGTTCGCCGTCCCTGCGATGTTCAACGACATGATCAACCAGCCCGACGCCGCCGAGTACGAGTTCGAGTCGCTTCGGTTCGCCAACTCCGGCGGCTCGAGCCTCCCGATGGAGGTGTTAGACCGGTTCGAGGAGCTGTGGAGCGTCCAGCTCAACGAGGGCTACGGCCTGACCGAGACGAGCCCGGTCACACACGCGAACACGAACGAGAACCGCCGGAAGGGAAGCATCGGTCAGCCGCTCGAGGGGGTCGAGGCGAAAATCGTTGATAGCGCGGAATTCCATTCCGCTGACCGTTCGGGCGGCAGCGGACCGCCCGAAGACGAGGGGTTCGAGGAAGTGCCGCGCGTCGAGGAGGGGCCGATCGACGAGGACGAGACCGATCTCCACGCGGTCACGGGCGAGCTGGTCGTCCACGGCCCGAACGTGATGAAGGAGTACTACGGCCTGCCGGAGGCCAACGAGGAGGCGTTCACCGACGAAGACGGCACGCGCTGGTTTCACACCGGCGACATCGGCTACTGGGACGAGGACGGCTTCTTTTACGTGGTCGACCGCGAGAAGCACATGATCGTCACCGGCGGCTACAACGTCTACCCGCGGGAAGTCGAGGAACTCCTCTTCGAACACGAGGACGTCGCCGACGCCGCCGTCGTCGGGATTCCGGATGAGCGCCGCGGCGAGACCGTCAAGGCGTTTATCGTAACCACGCCGGACGCTGAATCGACGCCCGAGGACATCAAACAGTACTGTCTGACGAATCTCGCCGAGTATAAGCATCCCCGCGAGGTCGAGTTCGTGGGAGAACTGCCGCGGACGACGACCGGCAAGGTACAGAAGTTCGAACTCCGCGCCGAAAGCAACGACTGA
- a CDS encoding enoyl-CoA hydratase/isomerase family protein, whose amino-acid sequence MVESLETVLVEYDEARGVGTLTMNRPDALNALNAQLGADIVAGLERLEERNDGADGVELRAVVLEGAGEKAFCAGADIGGFSRESSGGSSPRSHYEFIRDYPAPVVAKIDGYCLGGGFETALACDFRLASERSTLGFPEVDLGILPGAGGVQDVTKIAGSAVAKELAMTGEHISAARADEEGLVNRVYADDEFDEGVDDFVTELAGKAPLAVQAIKQSADMAVNSGLEEGIAYDRSLFQELLRTEDHAEGAAAFSEDREPEFEGK is encoded by the coding sequence ATGGTCGAATCACTGGAGACCGTTCTGGTAGAGTACGACGAAGCCCGCGGCGTCGGCACGCTCACGATGAACCGACCGGACGCACTGAACGCGCTGAACGCGCAACTGGGAGCCGACATCGTCGCCGGACTCGAACGCCTCGAGGAGCGAAACGACGGCGCCGACGGCGTCGAACTGCGGGCCGTCGTGCTCGAGGGGGCAGGCGAAAAGGCCTTCTGCGCCGGTGCGGACATCGGCGGCTTCTCCAGGGAGTCGTCCGGCGGCTCCTCGCCCCGATCGCACTACGAGTTCATCCGCGACTACCCCGCGCCGGTCGTCGCCAAGATCGACGGCTACTGTCTGGGCGGCGGGTTCGAGACCGCGCTGGCCTGCGATTTCCGACTGGCCAGCGAGCGCAGCACGCTCGGCTTCCCCGAGGTGGACCTCGGCATTTTGCCCGGCGCGGGCGGCGTTCAGGACGTCACGAAGATCGCCGGCTCCGCCGTCGCGAAGGAACTCGCGATGACCGGCGAGCACATTTCCGCGGCACGCGCCGACGAAGAGGGGCTCGTCAACCGCGTTTACGCGGACGACGAGTTCGACGAGGGTGTCGACGACTTCGTCACCGAACTGGCCGGGAAAGCGCCGCTCGCCGTCCAGGCGATCAAGCAGTCCGCCGACATGGCCGTCAACAGTGGGCTCGAGGAGGGGATCGCGTACGACCGCTCCCTCTTCCAGGAGTTGCTCCGGACCGAGGACCACGCGGAGGGCGCGGCGGCGTTCTCCGAGGATCGCGAGCCCGAGTTCGAGGGAAAGTAA
- a CDS encoding acyl-CoA dehydrogenase family protein, which produces MAFQLSAEHEAIRDAVREFGENEIAPVAEEHDREHRYPEDLRRKAAEYDFVAPNIPVEYGGAGMDKLSATIVIEELWRADPGIGSAVGSAGFGTDMIVEFGDEWMKEEWLPEIATGETASCSMISEPAHGSNVAGIETVAETDGDEYVLNGSKMWITNGTVADVGVCMAKTSPGESHRGITAFLVEMDRDGVSTDKIDNKLGIRASDLAEVVIDDVRVPEENVIGEVDEGFYQLMEFFASGRTSVAAQAVGAAQGALDAAVEYATQREQFDQKIAEFQAIQHKIAEMATKVEAARSLTYRAATQVEQENQDVAAQYSSMAKYFASEIAVEVADEGVQVHGGSGYVTDYPAERYYRDARITKIYEGTSEIQKNIIADQIL; this is translated from the coding sequence ATGGCATTCCAGCTGTCAGCCGAGCACGAGGCTATCCGTGACGCCGTCCGCGAGTTCGGCGAAAACGAGATAGCGCCCGTCGCCGAGGAGCACGACCGAGAGCACAGGTACCCCGAGGATCTCCGGAGGAAGGCCGCCGAGTACGACTTCGTCGCGCCGAACATCCCCGTCGAGTACGGCGGTGCCGGGATGGACAAGCTCTCCGCGACGATCGTCATCGAGGAACTCTGGCGGGCCGATCCGGGCATCGGCTCGGCCGTCGGTTCCGCCGGCTTCGGGACGGACATGATCGTCGAGTTCGGCGACGAGTGGATGAAAGAGGAGTGGCTCCCCGAGATCGCCACCGGCGAGACCGCCTCCTGTTCGATGATCTCCGAGCCCGCACACGGCTCGAACGTCGCGGGCATCGAGACGGTCGCCGAAACGGACGGCGACGAGTACGTTCTCAACGGCAGCAAGATGTGGATAACGAACGGGACCGTCGCCGACGTCGGCGTCTGCATGGCGAAGACCAGCCCCGGCGAGAGCCACCGCGGGATCACCGCCTTCCTCGTCGAGATGGACCGCGACGGCGTCTCGACCGACAAGATCGACAACAAACTCGGGATTCGTGCCTCCGACCTCGCCGAGGTCGTCATCGACGACGTCCGGGTCCCCGAGGAGAACGTCATCGGCGAGGTCGACGAGGGCTTCTACCAGCTGATGGAGTTCTTCGCCTCCGGCCGCACCAGCGTCGCCGCCCAGGCCGTCGGCGCCGCCCAGGGAGCCCTCGACGCCGCCGTCGAGTACGCCACCCAGCGCGAGCAGTTCGATCAGAAGATCGCCGAGTTCCAGGCCATCCAGCACAAGATCGCCGAGATGGCCACCAAGGTCGAGGCCGCTCGATCGCTGACCTACCGCGCCGCAACCCAGGTCGAACAGGAGAACCAGGACGTCGCCGCCCAATACTCGAGTATGGCGAAGTACTTCGCATCCGAAATAGCGGTCGAGGTCGCCGACGAGGGCGTCCAGGTCCACGGCGGTTCGGGCTACGTCACAGACTATCCTGCCGAACGCTACTATCGAGACGCCCGCATCACGAAAATCTACGAGGGCACGAGCGAGATCCAGAAGAACATCATCGCCGATCAGATCCTGTAA
- a CDS encoding CaiB/BaiF CoA transferase family protein gives MRLDSIRILDLTRLLPGPYATQLFADVGADVIKVEDTDAGDYARHMPPTTDRDTGALFDSVNRGKRSVALDLKSEGGREAFYDLVADADVVFEQFRPGVAERLEIEYETLREYNDELVYCSLSGYGGTGPYARRAGHDLNYVGVAGLLEMTRADESMAPQIPGYQIADLGGGLFAAFSIVGGLLSRELGEGGEYVDVSMTDVVASFSQTVAHEALTGDDPRPGETALTGQYPWYDVYEASDGRYVTLAALEPKFWEAFCEEVRREELIDAHGTDDAAELEAVREEVESLFAGRTRDAWLEALSDETMTGPVCTPAEALEHPQLEARGIVERPDDAPPRVGFPAVGSATPESLDESVPDHGEHTDELLASVGYGEDERAALRDRGAIR, from the coding sequence ATGCGACTCGATTCGATTCGAATACTCGATCTGACGCGACTGCTGCCCGGCCCCTACGCGACGCAACTGTTCGCCGACGTGGGTGCGGACGTGATCAAAGTCGAGGACACGGACGCGGGTGACTACGCCCGACACATGCCGCCGACGACGGACCGCGACACCGGCGCGCTCTTCGATAGCGTCAATCGCGGCAAGCGCAGCGTCGCGCTCGACCTGAAGTCGGAGGGCGGTCGCGAGGCGTTTTACGACCTCGTCGCGGACGCGGACGTCGTCTTCGAACAGTTCCGGCCGGGCGTCGCCGAACGACTCGAGATCGAGTACGAGACGCTCCGCGAGTACAACGACGAGCTCGTCTACTGTTCGCTGTCCGGCTACGGGGGAACCGGACCGTACGCCCGGCGTGCGGGTCACGATCTCAACTACGTCGGCGTCGCCGGCCTGCTCGAGATGACCCGCGCGGACGAGTCGATGGCCCCCCAGATCCCGGGCTACCAGATCGCCGACCTCGGCGGCGGGCTGTTCGCGGCCTTCTCGATCGTCGGCGGGCTGCTCTCGCGAGAACTGGGGGAGGGCGGCGAGTACGTCGACGTGTCCATGACGGACGTGGTCGCCTCCTTCTCGCAGACTGTCGCTCACGAGGCGCTGACCGGTGACGATCCCCGCCCCGGCGAGACGGCGCTCACTGGGCAGTACCCGTGGTACGACGTCTACGAGGCTTCAGACGGACGCTACGTGACCCTCGCGGCCCTCGAGCCGAAGTTCTGGGAGGCTTTCTGCGAGGAAGTCCGTCGCGAGGAGTTGATCGACGCCCACGGCACCGACGACGCCGCGGAACTCGAAGCCGTCCGCGAGGAGGTCGAGTCGCTTTTCGCCGGCCGCACGCGGGACGCCTGGCTCGAGGCGCTGAGCGACGAGACGATGACCGGACCGGTTTGTACGCCCGCGGAGGCACTCGAGCATCCGCAACTCGAGGCCCGCGGGATAGTCGAGCGCCCCGACGACGCGCCGCCGCGAGTCGGCTTTCCCGCCGTCGGGTCGGCAACACCCGAGAGTCTCGACGAGTCGGTCCCCGATCACGGCGAGCACACGGACGAACTGCTCGCCAGCGTTGGGTACGGCGAGGACGAGCGGGCCGCGCTCCGTGACCGCGGTGCGATCCGCTGA
- a CDS encoding ribonucleoside-diphosphate reductase codes for MATEYTPSEMMDRESRSNRYYRNAVERHWDPGEIDLERDVENLLAFVEASESYDRESWYGTLTGIAKFGAGEDAVTEDLAPLGTVLEDIDDQLFLTTQLYEEAKHADFFDRYWREVVWPVEDELGWERSDPRHERWFNEPYIELFDRNRTAQYRLLEDDTPENRVKAYCHYHLTVEGILAQTGYYGMQTSYGGEFEELPHLPGLVRGFAKIRSDEGRHVGFGMNQVKKLIAEGVDPQLVEKTVEDLLPLVQDITEDDRYQADDPETRPGLEPGKLAEYAVEKHADRMRQITDAAADIPDIDDLVALEEDD; via the coding sequence ATGGCAACGGAGTACACGCCGTCCGAGATGATGGACCGAGAGTCCAGATCGAACCGCTACTACCGCAACGCGGTCGAGCGCCACTGGGACCCCGGCGAGATCGACCTCGAGCGGGATGTCGAGAACCTCCTCGCGTTCGTCGAGGCGTCGGAGTCGTACGATCGGGAGTCATGGTATGGCACGCTCACCGGCATCGCGAAGTTCGGCGCGGGAGAGGACGCCGTCACCGAGGACCTCGCACCCCTGGGGACCGTTCTCGAGGACATCGACGACCAGTTGTTCCTGACGACCCAGCTGTACGAGGAGGCCAAACACGCTGACTTCTTCGATCGCTACTGGCGCGAGGTCGTCTGGCCGGTCGAGGACGAACTCGGGTGGGAGCGATCCGATCCCCGCCACGAGCGGTGGTTCAACGAGCCCTACATCGAACTGTTCGACCGCAATCGCACGGCCCAGTACCGACTGCTCGAGGACGACACGCCCGAAAACCGAGTGAAGGCGTACTGTCACTACCACCTCACCGTCGAGGGTATCCTGGCCCAGACGGGCTACTACGGGATGCAGACCTCCTACGGCGGCGAGTTCGAGGAGCTGCCCCACCTGCCGGGGCTCGTGCGGGGATTCGCGAAGATCCGCAGCGACGAGGGCCGCCACGTCGGCTTCGGGATGAACCAGGTCAAGAAGCTAATCGCCGAGGGAGTCGATCCACAGCTCGTCGAGAAGACAGTGGAGGACCTGCTCCCGCTGGTGCAGGACATCACGGAGGACGACCGGTACCAGGCCGACGACCCCGAAACTCGCCCGGGCCTCGAACCGGGGAAACTGGCCGAGTACGCCGTCGAGAAACACGCCGACCGGATGCGACAGATCACCGACGCCGCGGCCGACATTCCCGACATCGACGACCTCGTGGCGCTCGAGGAAGACGACTGA
- a CDS encoding acyl-CoA dehydrogenase family protein: protein MEYHDSEKATEVAGRVADFMDEVVIPREREALATGEDITMDEIHELWELAKERNLFAPQVPEEYGGQGLDFSDMLPSFEQVGRSLIGALAIRANAPQEGNMHTLEMVGTEAQKEEWLRPLVQGEIQTAFAMTEPRAGAGSDPKMLQSTAVKDGDEWVINAHKWWTSDGLGADYYLAMVRTDLEAHPYEGTSIIMVPRDADGVEVQRNIPHLGGHGITEREGGHAEVKFDNVRVPVENTLGEEGEGFRIAQMRLGGGRLTHCMRYSGMAERSLEIAKAYLQERDAFGSKLEEKQALRHRIADAETRLHAARCMVRHAARELDRSDARIEVAMSKMFTANVTNETIDLALQCLGGNGIGKDLPIAHFYENVRAFRIVDGADEVHRRSIARWAFEDVDEAEIENTLQFDEELRIAALEE from the coding sequence ATGGAATACCACGATTCCGAGAAAGCGACGGAGGTCGCGGGGCGCGTAGCGGACTTCATGGACGAAGTCGTCATCCCGCGCGAGCGAGAGGCACTCGCGACGGGCGAGGACATCACGATGGACGAGATTCACGAGCTGTGGGAGCTGGCCAAAGAGAGGAATCTGTTCGCGCCGCAGGTTCCCGAAGAGTACGGCGGCCAGGGACTCGACTTCAGCGACATGCTTCCCTCCTTCGAGCAAGTCGGGCGCTCGCTCATCGGTGCGCTCGCGATCCGAGCCAACGCGCCACAGGAGGGGAACATGCACACACTCGAGATGGTCGGCACGGAAGCGCAGAAAGAGGAGTGGCTCCGACCGCTCGTGCAGGGAGAGATCCAGACGGCGTTCGCGATGACCGAGCCCAGGGCCGGGGCCGGCTCCGACCCGAAGATGCTCCAGAGCACCGCCGTCAAGGACGGCGACGAGTGGGTTATCAACGCCCACAAGTGGTGGACGTCCGACGGGCTCGGCGCTGACTATTACTTGGCGATGGTTCGGACCGACCTCGAGGCCCACCCATACGAGGGAACCTCTATCATCATGGTACCGCGCGACGCCGACGGGGTCGAGGTCCAGCGGAACATCCCCCACCTCGGCGGCCACGGCATCACCGAACGCGAGGGCGGCCACGCAGAGGTGAAGTTCGACAACGTCCGGGTCCCCGTCGAGAACACGCTCGGGGAGGAAGGCGAGGGGTTCCGGATCGCCCAGATGCGACTGGGCGGCGGCCGACTCACCCACTGCATGCGCTACTCCGGGATGGCGGAACGCTCGCTCGAGATCGCGAAGGCTTACCTGCAAGAGCGGGACGCGTTCGGCTCGAAACTCGAGGAGAAACAGGCGCTGCGCCACCGCATCGCCGACGCCGAGACGCGCCTGCACGCCGCCCGCTGTATGGTCCGTCACGCCGCGCGCGAACTCGATCGCAGCGACGCCCGCATCGAGGTCGCGATGTCGAAGATGTTCACCGCGAACGTCACCAACGAGACCATCGACCTCGCGCTGCAGTGTCTGGGCGGCAACGGGATCGGCAAGGACCTGCCGATCGCTCACTTCTACGAGAACGTCCGTGCGTTCCGAATCGTCGACGGTGCCGACGAGGTTCACCGCCGCTCGATCGCCCGCTGGGCGTTCGAGGACGTCGACGAAGCCGAGATCGAGAACACCCTGCAGTTCGACGAGGAGCTGCGGATCGCCGCGCTCGAGGAGTAA